DNA sequence from the Tachysurus fulvidraco isolate hzauxx_2018 chromosome 1, HZAU_PFXX_2.0, whole genome shotgun sequence genome:
TCAGTCATTGTGCAGATCATTTATTTCTCCACAGCGttgctgagttctggactctgattggtcagaaggtgtgggttagttttctgtaacagcagctctgacagttgGACTGGTTTCTGTTGTGGTTCCTGTGCAATGTGACATGCTGTGGGTTTGTTAATGTCTTATTGAGTCATTGAAGTGAGAAAAATGGAGATGCTGCAGAGGGAACAActgtttgtagctgctataatgtaagtgagaaCTTGTATCTGGTgtgtttcacaacattaaatgttagCGTAAACTGATAAAAAGTCTCCTCATCAGTCTGGACTCCATCAGTGCAGCCTTGGGGGACGTGAGGAAGGCCGATGGCTCCAAGTGGAGACGCTCCAAAGCTGACCAGGAACGCCGGAGGTGTGAAAGTGTtggtgtagtgagtgtgcagGTGGAGGTGAATAATCATGGGCAGATCACCTGAGTAAACAATGTTCTGGGGTATTTCTGCTACGGAGTTCTCCCACGGCAAATGGGGCAGGTCTGGGCAATAATACAGTAGAGATTCTCATGCTATTAAGAACAAACCGCTAACAAATACATCTGAAGTGTAATTTACATTCCAcgagataataaaaataatataaaaaaaaaactaatgaatTCAATTTCATAAATAACGTTAATTTATATGTCAGGAATTGATTTtctattgtgtgtatgtgtgtgtgcacgcacgtgtgtttgtgtgtgtgtgtgcgcgcgcgcgtgtgtgtgtgtttatgtgtattttaCTTGGCGgctaatatatatactgtatatataataacacTACTGTGGATATAAggttatattattttttattaagtcGTTAGAACTAACGTAACGTATagcttactgtactgtatatataatggTGCCGCACATGACGCAATCTCTCTGTTCACTCGGCTTCATTAGAGATCAGACATTATATTGACATTATATTGACTTAATTGGTCATGTCTAATCTATACATTTCCTCTAAACATGGCGCTATCATGAGGTCTAATCTATACGTTACCTGTAATCACGGCCCTATCATGAGGTCTAATCTATACGTTACCTGTAATCACGGCCCTATCATGACTCCCTTTGCAGTGATCGGAGGACTTTTGCGCGATCTCCGTATTGGCAGTCGGAACGCACGCACCGCTCTCCGTTAGTTCCGGTGGCTCGAGCTCGGTGCACGTGTTATCCACCATGTGCGTGGCGCGCACCGGGCTCTTGGTGACACGCGCTCTGACACCCGATGCCGGGTCACCGTGCCCGGTTCTCTCCTGCTCCTCGCGCTGACGCTTCTTCATCACCCTCTGCCTTGACATGATCCTCTTGCGCTCGGCGATGAGGGCGCACTTCCAGCAGCCGCACCGTGAGAACCGGCACTGGCCCACGTGACCCTTCAACGGCACCATGAAGCCGTGATTGCGGCAGCGCGCGCACTTGAGGCTCCGCGAGACTTTCTGCCTGGAGACGGTTTCCATTTAAACTACAGACAGTGAGATTAAAGATCATTAATTACTCAATCAAGCGACGGTTAAAGTCGAGACGTGACGTCATTCTGAACATTGTAGCGGTTTATAACGCGCTCAGGACAGCAGGTGTGGGTGAGGAGTCTGTGGTCTGGGGGCGTCTTCATGGGACCTCACAGATAACACCAACATGTACTAATAACACTAATAGAGTGTAATAACAAGAATAGAGTTTAATAACAAGTGTAATAAGTTTAATTACAAGTGTAGAGTTTGATAACAAGAATAGAGTTTAATAACAAGAGTAGAGTTGAATAACAATAATAGACTTTAATAACAAGAGTATAGTTTAATAACAAGAGTAGAGTTTAATAACAAGAATAGAGTTGAATAACAATAATAGAGTTTAATAAACTTTTGTATTGTAACTCTACAACACTGAGCATTAAACGACTCCATAACGTATTTATACACAGAAAAgatgctgttgctgttgttttctgttttaaaccccccccccacacacacacaccatttgtATATTGTAGGAAAATCCTGACTTCTGTTTTTACCTTAGTATCAGAAATGTACAACCTCCAGCCAAATGCACGACTTTACACCCAACACCTCTGATGTCATTTGATTCACGTTACATGATCTGATTGTTTCTAGCTTTGTTTTAGTCCTATTTTCCCCTCAGTCCTTCCCCAAGCTGTTAGCATTCACAGCAATccctttattattacaaaattgttgacatgttacagacaccgtacactttttatatatttcacatCTGGAAGTCAAGATTAAACCCATTTattttgttgacattttttaacatcccttcaaacaaacaacatgcgggtgcacaaacttttgacgGTACTTTCTGCATGGTTAATTTAAAGGTAGGGAGAAAGAAGGTGGCTGGTTTAATTTCCCAAAACACAGATCAAGCCAACGAAGCCCAATTAACCAAGAATGGAGACGCTGCTTTGTCCACTGGAGCAAGCTTTAAAGGGCAGTGATGTGTAAAGAACGAAAGCGTGGCATTTCCATTGGGGTAATAAACACTTCAGAGCGATGAATTATGAGCAAATCCAGATGTGTGATCTTCTGGCTGTCGAGCTCTCAGCTGCTCGGTGGATAATCAACACATAGCTCTGGTGACTAAGCTTttttagacagatcagacaggacaagacagattggacagacacatcagacagagGATGGGACATGCAGACAGGACATAACATATATAACAGATTACAGAGAGACATCAAGACAGTGAacacagcagacagacacaatATCTGTAGTGTACTGATATTAGACTCTGTGTACTGAACTTTCAGTAGCTTCTATATAATGTTAATCATTTACAGTAGTTAATATGTGCAgatatcccacaatgcaccactacaggactgacacactgactacaTCTGTCTCTGCACACGTGACTGGTGCAGCAGAAGaattcaaaatacaaaatacatgtTCTTCATGAAAATGTGACACAAAGCACGACACTGGTGTTTAACTGAAAAAAGTGACACGTTTCTACACGTTTCTACATGTTTTGTATCTCACAGCATCACTGCAGGACTGAAGAGTGAGAAAAATCCACTGAGGCTGTTAACAGCGTGGCTAAAATTCACATAGAGAAATAAGGCACTAATTAGGGTGCAGGagccatttatatttacatctgtgtagtgtgagtagtgaAGGGAGCAGGGAGCTGATTGGGACTCGACCGGTTAGCGTTAATACGTAGGATTTCGATAAACCACGCCTACTTGGTGACGTCACTGATTCATAttgacagatatacagacagacagagagagagagagagagagacacacacacacacacacacatagagagacagagacacacacacacacacacacacacacagacacacacacaaacacagagagagagacacacacacacagagacagacacacagatagacacacacacacacacacacacacacatatatatatgtagagagagagatagagaaagagagtgacacacacacacacacacacacacacatatatatatgtagagagagagatagagaaagagagtgacacacacacacacacacacacacacacacacacagagagagacatacacagagagagagagagagagagagagacagacacagagagagagagagacacacagacacacacacacacacagagcgagagagactgacacacacacagagacacccacagagacacacacacacacacacacacacacacacacacacacacacacacacacacacacacacacacacacacacagagggggtGTGCAGGAGACGGAGGTTCGCTCTAACCGGGATTTCTCCCTTTGTTTTGTGGATGAACGCCGTGATACCGAGATGTGGACCTTTTTAGGACGAATAATATGTTTTCAGTTGCTCACTATGCAGCCTTACTGCGGAAAAGGTTcgttttatacaaataatatcTACATGACACgatattatgtattataactgtaaaaaaagGGGACATTTTTGTGCATCACACCTGAtgataaaaacaataattttaaTCATGATCTTTGTGAATGTACAGTTTAATTTGGTCACTTTGGGTCTCGTCACCTGACGTGATGGGGTTTAGGGGTTACTACCTTATTATTACATCAAAATGTTaataacctgtttttttttcagacatcGTTAAATCTTATCATGTTATGTATTATTATGTGTGATTATTTATGATTATGTATGATTATGAGCTGTTTAATGTACATATGCTGTTACACTGAAGCTCCTGAGGTAAATTATGAGcgttagcctgctagctaacCGTTATGTAGGGAATGGAGAGGTCTCGTGTAACTGCGCGCGTGCGCCTTTtttacgctctctctctctctctctctctctctctctctctctctctctctctctctctctctctctctgtctgtctgtctctctctctctctcagtctgtctgtctgtctgtctctctctctctctctctctctctctctctcagtctgtctgtctgtctgtctgtctgtctctatctatctatctatctatctatctatctatctatctatctatctatctatctatctatctatctatgtctctctgtctctctctcactttatctatctatctatctatctatctatctatctatctatctatctatctatctatctatctatctatctatctatgtctctctctctctctttgtctctctctctctctctctctctctctctctctctctcgatctctctctctctcacttaacTAAAGACAGGACTGATATAAGTATTGATCATATAttccgggtgtgtgtttgactgaACAGGGTCTGAGACGGAGTGTGAAGACGGACAGTTTCAGTGCAAAAACAAGAGGTGCATCCCGACTTTATGGAGATGTGACGATGACGACGACTGTTCTGACAACAGCGACGAGGAAGAGTGTCGTAAGTGTCGTAAATCACAGGATGTGTCACTTAACCTGATTACATTCCTTACTAACACTCCCCATATCGCTATACCTGTTATAAACTCTAACGCCTTATTAACCATAATAAAGCATTAGTGGTGATTAGTGAAGTGACACACAGAAGACATGTAGGAGTTAAGTGGTGTCTAGATCTTGTCCAGCATGACGTCTTACTTCtgaatttgacacacacacatacacacacacacacacacacacacacacacacacaagcacacacacacacacagacacacacacacacaagcacacacacacacacacacacacacacacacacagacacacacacacaagcacacacacacacacacacacacaaacacgtggagacacacacagagacatacacagagatacacacacacactcacacacacacagggacacacacacacagagacacacacaaacacacacagggacacacacacacacagagacacacacacagaaacacacacacacagaaaacctcATGTCACATTGGACACTTACTGATAGCTATGTTTTGTGTAGCACAGTCATGATGACAGCGGTGAAAAGTTTCAagagaaacatttatttatttaactgtttaaagAGCTTcatcacattaaacatcacaCTAATGGCTTTGACATTCACTCTGTACTCATTTAGCTCTAATGCTACTGAGGAAATCACACTTACTATTTAGCTTCTCTTCTGTTCCTTATATCAGGGGAACGACTCAGGTTTTATCATCACGGCTCAGtcattttccccattctgatccCGTTTGTGCGACACGTCGGCCTCATGCCGGTCCTGGCCTGGGGGTAAAAAGCATTAATTGCGAAGTGATAATTGCCACAGGTGTAATTTTGCACTTGGCCTCACACGTCCTTGCGTCTGCTCGCCTCTCTGGAGAACGTGGCCTACATTAGTctggaacaaaaaacaaacaaaagagcgGTTACGATTAggttattcatattcatttagGGGTTTGTGTCGATTcactttctttattctttccaTCTGTCTATTTTAAGGTTTAAAATAGATCAAATGATTTAACAGCGGTTCATTTATTCATCGTTACTAAAATAAGAACATACGTATAAACCTCAGTGTATCGTACAAGTgccttttgttctgtgtttgagTCGTTTTAATTATCTTAATAAACAGATTCTAGACAATAATTGTAAACGATACACAAAAACTCTTCTGTGAACTTAACGTTATTAGTTGTGCTCGTATCACCTCGGCACCGCGGCTCAGACACGTGTGAGTACTGCTGTATTTTCCGCACACCACATTATTAACACACTAGATTAGCTCGTCTGTTCAGCCGGCTTAATTAGGCCTCCAGGTGAACAGCTTACGGGACGCTTCAGCTTCCGCTCGCTATTGTGGTCAGTTTAACAGCACGGATCTGATTCCTGTAGCTTGTTGCACAAAATGCTGACATTTCCCCTTCTGCTGTAATCCCATGCCTGCTTCGCTACTCCTCTTCATCACTACACCCGCTGtggcctgcacacacacacacacacacacacacacacacacacacacacacacacacacacacacacacacacacacacacacacacacacacacacataaaataaacagtacagtaGTTACACTTACAAGCAAATTGTACAGTTTATAAAATTGCACAGTTGCTATTGCACACAAGTGTAAGTTATTGTTATTGCACAGTTTaacaaacagtaataacagtgtacatcatggtgactggttcactgtgAGCGTCGCTGATTATacagtctaatagcagcagggagaaaagacctTCACACACTTAGGAGGTAACAGTCCGTCACTGATAGAGCTGCTCAGAGCtgaaaccgtttcatacagggggCGAGAGTCGTTCTTCATCAATAATGATAGCTTAgctaccatcctcctttctcccaccttctgtacagtgtccagaggaatccccaggactgagctggccttcctgatcagcttgtccactctcttcctgtctgcagtagagatgctgctgcaccagcagaCCACACCATAGATCATGGCAGCTTGCGTTGTACGCAGAGAAGGTGTGTTGGAACAGGGTGACTAAATAGAGATTATTGGATTATTCACCCACTTCAGCTCATACTTAGCCTAAAAGCTGGGCTTCTTATGACCTGTGATGGTTTTGAGCCCCTTCCAAACACCACTGACGTTGTTCTGCTTCATTATCCTTCGGTAGCTAGCATGCTTTTCTGTCCCTGATTTTATTTCTCGGTTCTCTTGGTACAGTTTTCAGCTCCTCCTTGTTTCCTGATCTTCTCATTAAGGAGAGTTTATATATCAGGGTGAATCCATGGCTTGTTGTTGGGAAAACAGTACAGTCCTGATAAATGCAGTATTCTCCACACAGAAGTTGATGTAATCCGTTATATCCGGTCTGTTAAATTGTTAATATTCTCCCCATGTGGATTGCACAATTCCTCACTGTGCGGGAGGCAGTCGGTTGTCTGCACACAAGTGGTTTGTACACAAGTAGAAGATGAACCAGATTGTGATCCGATCTTCCCAAGGGGGgatgggggtgggtgtgtgtgtgcctgaagTCGGCATAAAATAATTCCAGTGTTTTGTTATCTCTGGAGTGGCGTGAAACATTCTGGGTGAATATGGGCAGAGCGGAGGAACCCCGGTGTAAACAAAGTGCAGGAAAACTGCAAAAATATAATAAGGAAGCTTTCAAACTCAGACAGGAGCTGCTGCAACAGTCTGCCAGTTAGGGGGTGTCATCTGGAGAGATGTTATCTTGCAACCaccaaatatacagtatatatataattatatatacatatataaaatcacaTCCAACAGGTTATAATAGACTCGCGCTTCTCTATGTTGGCTTTCAAGATGTAAGGTTTTACGATTACAACATCATGATGCTGCAAGCCTcaaagttagttagttagttagttagttagttagctagttaaaCCAGTAATTGCTTCTTGGCTTGAAAACCAGATTCAACAACAATAAAGTTAGCTGCTAAGCTGAAATGATTCAGGAAACCTGGAGCTTCTGGAGAAGAATTCCTTcttaaaaaagtgaaagtgacgtgacatacagctgaGTGCCTTGacctatactcagaattcacctctgcatttaacccatccatgctgcggcacccggggagcagttggggggttcggtgccttgctcaagggcacctcagtcgtggccggcccaagactcgaaaccacaaccttagggttaccaGTCAGACTCGCTAACCATTAGGCCCCAATTTTGAATTCTGTCACAACATCAGTACAAGATTCCCTGGATATTATCTCAGAACTCTGTTAAAACCTTTCATTCTCATCCATCTGAGATAGGGGGGGGGGGAATGAAATGACATGGTCAGATGCAGAGATATAAATAGATTTGCTTTAATGCAGCACTGGAccagatctcacacacacagagagagggttTGTTTTTTAGAGGACACGATGAGAGCACACTTTAGTCATTCCATCAGAGATCATAGAGATTgagtggatgatgatgatgatgatgatgatgatgatgaaaggaGAACAGAATTTATTctgaaagtatgtgtgtgtgtgtttgtatttatatgtgtgtgtatgtgtgtgtatatgtgtgtatgtgtgtgtatgtgtgtatgtgtgtgtgtatatatgtgtatgtatgtgtgtgtttgtgtgtatatatgtgtgtgtatgtatgtgtttacgtatgtatgtgtgtgtatgtgtgtatgtgtgtgtatgtgtgtgtatgtgtgtgtgtgtgtacaatatatgtgtgtatgtgtgtgtgtgtgtacaatatatgtgtgtatgtgtgtgtgtatgtgtgtttgtttatgtatatatatgtgtgtgtgtgtgtgtgtgtgtgtatgtgtgtgtgtgtgtgtacagtatatgtgtgtatgtgtgtgtatgtgtgtttgtttatgtatatatgtgtgtgtggtgtgtgtatgtgtgtgtgtatgtatgtgtgtgtgtatgtatgtgtgtgtatgtatgtatgtgtgtgtacagtatatgtgtgtatgtgtgtttgtttatgtatatatatgtgtgtgtgtgtatgtgtgtgtgtgtgtgtgtatgtatgtgtgtgtatgtgtgtgtgtatgtatgtgtgtatatgtgtgtgtatgtatgtgtgtgtgtgtgtatgtatgtgtgtgtgtggatgtgtgtgtatatgtgtgtgtgcgtatgtatgtgtgtgtttgtatgtgtggatgtgtgtgtatatgtgtgtgtgcgtacagtatatgtgtgtttgtatgtgtgtgtgtgtatatgtgtgtgtatgtgtgtgtgtatgtgtgtgtgtgtgtgtgtgtgtgtatgtatgtgtgtgtacgtgtgtgtgtatgtgtgtgtatgtgtgtgtgcgtatgtatgtgtgtgtgtatatatgtgtgtgtatgtgtgtgtgtgtatgtgtgtgtatatgtgtgtatgtgtgtgtgtatgtgtatgtgtgtgtatgtgtgtgtatgtgtgtgtgtgtatgtgtgtgtatgtgtgtgtgtatatgtgtgtgtatgtgtgtgtgtatgtgtatgtgtgtgtgtgtatgtgtgtgtatgtgtatgtgtgtgtatgtagtgtgtgtgtgtgtgtgtatgtgtatgtagtgtgtgtgtgtgtgtatgtgtgtatgtgtgtgtgtatgtgtgtgtgtgtgtgtatgtgtgtgtgtatgtgtatgtgtgtgtgtgtgtgtgtgtgtatgtgtatgtatgtgtgtgtgtgtgtgtgtgtgtgtgtgtgtgtgtgtgtgtgtgtgtgtgtgtgtgtgtgtgtgtaagtgtatgtgtatgtgtatgtatgtgtgtgtgtgtgtgtgtatgtgtgtgtgaaatataaaTGCATCTCTATTCAGCGTGTCCTTCAGTCCGTCCTGTTCACGTATATAAACCACCTAGCACAGAATTCCAGGCTCTGTGTAACGtgtataaacacaaactctCTTAAAACTGAAGTTCATTAAACAATACGGACTTTTGATTGTTCGCTgattaaacacagtgtgttaAAACCCTGAGCAGTAAAGGGGTAAGTTTTTACTCTTACTTTAGATCTTCATCAGATGAAGATGTTTTAGTTTATGATCCAGTCCTGGATCTCCTCGGGTTTAATGAAGACGTTCTTGACGTGTCTGATCGATTCCTGGATCCTCATAAATGTTCAAATCATGGAAATgggatttgtaaaaaaaaaccaaaacacagtACGTTAATTATACAGCTCTTTGTGATCGTGTAGAGAACAAAACCGCAGTGGTGATGAATCAATTATTAAGTGAGCGACGTCgtgaaagacaaaaagagagagaaggaggatgAGTGTGAGAGACGACGTCTCCAGGAGAACGTGGAGCTGTAAAGAGCAGACGTCATGATTTATGACATGAAGTCAGTGATGTCATGAAGCACAAAGAAGGTTTGCACCTGATTCAGATCCCCTGAGCACAGTCCATAATCAGCACTGAGACAATGTGATGAGCGAGTAAATGATGTCCTGTAGCTCAGGTGCAAGAGCTCCATCAGCAGCTCTGCGATTCCATCTGAAGAACCGTGATGGTGTTAACACTCATTACACtccttactgtacatgtgtagCTCTGTTCTGGTTTTGTAAGCTGTTCTCAGCACCAGTGGGACCAGGATGAACAAACAACAGGTTTCCTGTCAGAGACACAGCTGAAAAGTTCACCTGCTTCTGACCCAGCAGTCAGACACGCTGTTCTTCTCACTACCTTCAGGTCTAGTAAtgacacacaggagagagagagagggggtgggggtgtggagacagacacacagaaagacactcacaaccacacactcacacacacacacactcacacatcaactcacacacactctcacactctcacacaccaagtcacacacactcacaaccacacactcacactccaactcacacacactcacacactctcacacaccaactcacacacactcacaaccacacactcatacacacacacactcacacatcaactcacacacactctcacactcttacacaccaactcacacacactcacaaccacacacacacaaccacacacaccaacacgccacacacaacacacaacaccacaccacacacgcaacacacaccacacacaacacaaacgcacacacacactccacactctcACAAACCAACCCAcaacactcccacacacactcacactccaactcacacacactcacacactctcacacaccaactcacacacactcacaaccacacactcatacacacacactcacacatcaactcacacactctcacactcttacacaccaactcacacacactcacagccacacactcacactccaactcacacacactcacaaccacacacacacacacacacacacactcacaaccacacacacacactcacacacacacacactccaactcacacacactcacaaccacacactcacacacactctcacacaccaactaacacacacactcacacagactctcacgaccacacactcacaaccacacactcacactccaactcacacatactcacaaccacacactaacacacacactcacacacacacacacactccaactcacacactcacaaccacacacacacacacactccaactcacacacacacacactctcacacaccaactcacacacactcacagccacacactcacactccaactcacacacacactcacacactctcacacaccaactcacacacactcacaaccacacacacacacacactcacagccacacactcacactccaactcacacacactcacaaccacacacacacacacactccaactcacacacactccaactcacacacactcacaaccacacacacacacacacactcacactccaactcacacacactcacaaccacacactcacacacactctcacacaccaactaacacacactcacacagacactcacaaccacacacacacacacacacacacacacactccaactcacacacactcacaaccacacactcacacacactctcacacaccaactaacacacacactcacacagacactcacaaccacacactcacactccaactcacacatactcacaaccacacactaacacacacactcacacacacacacacacacacacacacacacacacacacacacactccaactcacacacactcacaaccacacacacacacacacacacacacacactccaactcacacacactcacacactctcacacaccaactcacacacactcacaaccacacacactcacactccaactcacacacactcacacactctcacacaccaactcacacacactcacaaccacacacacatacactaacacacacacactccaactctcacacacacacacacacacactccaactcacacacactcacaaccacacacacacacacacacacacacactcacagccacacactcacactccaactcacacacactcacaaccacacacacacactccaactcacacacactcacaaccacacactcacacacactctcacacaccaactaacacacacactcacacagacactcacaaccacacactcacaaccacacactcacacacactcacactccaactcacacatactcacaaccacacactaacacacacactcacacacacactcacactccaactcacacacacactcacacaccaattcacacacacactcacacttcaactcacacacaaactcacacacacactcacacacactcacaaccacacactaacacacacaaactcacacactcacacacacaaccacacacacagagggttttcttttttctttatcttttctGGTGATTGATAAGGAAGCTCTCAGGTCCTTCTGTAGCTCTAAATTCATTATACGCTATTTAAAGGTGTCTAGAAGGTCAACTGAACATCCCATAAtccataaaacacaaacatgccaCATGACCAACCACCTGCAGATCTCGCTATGAACTCCTACTGAACAGGACTGGATACACAAATGATGTGCATGTAAATTttattctgtgtctgtgtgtgtgtgtgtgtctgtgggtgtgtgtagtgaagaGCACATGTGACCCGGCGGAGTTTGCGTGTCAGAACGGACAGTGTGTGTCCAGCCGCTGGCTCTGCGACGGAGAACCCGAGTGCTCGGACGGATCAGACGAGGC
Encoded proteins:
- the LOC113647142 gene encoding doublesex and mab-3 related transcription factor 1-like isoform X1, with translation METVSRQKVSRSLKCARCRNHGFMVPLKGHVGQCRFSRCGCWKCALIAERKRIMSRQRVMKKRQREEQERTGHGDPASGVRARVTKSPVRATHMVDNTCTELEPPELTESGACVPTANTEIAQKSSDHCKGSHDRAVITDLPHLPWENSVAEIPQNIVYSGDLPMIIHLHLHTHYTNTFTPPAFLVSFGASPLGAIGLPHVPQGCTDGVQTGRSWFRLHAVSPSSES
- the LOC113647142 gene encoding doublesex- and mab-3-related transcription factor 1-like isoform X2, with protein sequence METVSRQKVSRSLKCARCRNHGFMVPLKGHVGQCRFSRCGCWKCALIAERKRIMSRQRVMKKRQREEQERTGHGDPASGVRARVTKSPVRATHMVDNTCTELEPPELTESGACVPTANTEIAQKSSDHCKGSHDRAVITGRSWFRLHAVSPSSES